Proteins encoded by one window of Aliivibrio wodanis:
- a CDS encoding inner membrane protein YccS: MTYRQIFRQYWANKTINFSVRVLLALVGAVIPCWYLEQNMAITPLILGIIAAALAETDDKLSGRLKALFLTFICFAIAAFSIELLFHTPILFAIGLFCSTFSFIMLGALGPRYASIAFGSLLIAIYTMLGAADSPNLWYQPMLLLGGAAWYYSISLTWQIFWPLQPVQQNLATVFETMATYLNSKSELFHPVTNLTPQPYRLQEAKNNAQMVTALNNSKASLLTRAKGGHVVGATDRFLKIYFIAQDIHERVSSSHYRYQDLANTFSRSDILFRFKHLLHSQSEACKEVARCLSLGLPYQHAQTSTFALDELQQSLIALKEQQRPEWRLSVIQLEYLFNNLATVERQFANISNPERSLDSEEDTVLADQGAHTPKAMWQRLRANMTTDSMLFRHAIRMALALTAGYGIIQAFDLDRGYWILLTTLFVCQPNYSATKEKLVARVAGTIIGLLAGTALLVLFPALDSQLVLMVIAGVLFFAFRLANYGFATAFITILVLFCFNQLGEGYAVILPRLGDTIVGCMLAVVAVTYILPDWQSKRLHKVMADTVHAHQDYLSNIIAQYRAGKKDSLQYRLSRRQAHNNEAALSSAISNMLIEPGKYQTAVDESFRFLCLCHAMLSYISALGAHRVRLKDEETHQLVAESHRIIHSHLNQIQCQLSNTDCSEKLNIIAEESIEKRLSEWRDEDENSVRMVLQQLHLMHQILPEMHTLSTTLATQVKDKK, from the coding sequence GTGACCTATCGCCAAATTTTCCGTCAATATTGGGCTAATAAAACCATTAATTTTAGTGTTCGTGTTTTACTTGCACTTGTGGGTGCTGTGATCCCTTGTTGGTACCTTGAACAAAACATGGCAATCACCCCACTTATTCTTGGTATTATTGCTGCGGCCTTAGCAGAAACTGATGACAAATTATCAGGCCGTCTTAAGGCTCTATTCTTAACTTTTATTTGTTTTGCTATTGCTGCTTTCTCTATTGAATTACTTTTTCATACTCCAATTTTATTTGCTATTGGGCTTTTCTGCTCAACCTTTTCATTTATTATGCTAGGAGCATTAGGTCCTCGCTATGCGAGTATTGCCTTTGGTTCTTTATTAATTGCTATTTATACTATGCTAGGTGCGGCAGACAGCCCTAATCTTTGGTATCAACCTATGCTCTTATTAGGTGGCGCAGCTTGGTATTACTCAATTTCTCTTACATGGCAAATTTTTTGGCCTTTGCAGCCCGTACAACAAAATTTGGCTACCGTTTTTGAAACCATGGCAACCTATTTAAATAGTAAAAGTGAATTATTTCACCCTGTTACTAACTTAACTCCACAGCCTTATCGTCTTCAAGAAGCCAAAAACAATGCTCAGATGGTAACTGCATTAAACAACAGTAAAGCATCTTTACTTACTCGCGCCAAAGGTGGACATGTAGTTGGTGCCACTGACCGATTTTTAAAAATCTACTTTATTGCTCAAGATATTCATGAGCGTGTTAGCTCTAGCCATTATCGCTATCAAGACCTCGCGAATACCTTTAGTCGTAGTGATATTCTTTTCCGTTTTAAACATTTATTACACAGTCAATCTGAAGCGTGTAAAGAAGTCGCTCGTTGCTTATCTCTTGGGCTACCTTATCAACATGCACAAACGTCAACCTTTGCTTTGGATGAGCTACAGCAGTCATTAATTGCCCTAAAAGAGCAACAACGACCTGAATGGCGCTTATCGGTGATCCAACTCGAGTATTTATTTAATAATCTCGCAACGGTTGAACGTCAGTTTGCCAATATTAGTAACCCAGAAAGAAGTTTAGACAGTGAAGAGGATACCGTATTAGCCGATCAAGGTGCACATACACCAAAAGCCATGTGGCAACGTTTAAGAGCAAACATGACCACAGATTCAATGCTATTTCGTCATGCGATTCGAATGGCGCTAGCGCTCACCGCAGGCTACGGAATCATTCAAGCATTTGATTTGGATCGCGGTTATTGGATTTTATTAACCACCCTTTTTGTGTGTCAACCAAACTACAGTGCAACCAAAGAGAAACTGGTTGCTCGTGTTGCAGGAACAATCATTGGGTTGTTAGCAGGAACGGCATTACTAGTCTTGTTCCCCGCTCTTGATAGCCAATTAGTCTTAATGGTGATTGCTGGTGTGCTCTTTTTTGCTTTTCGATTGGCTAATTATGGTTTTGCAACGGCATTTATCACTATTTTGGTACTCTTCTGCTTTAATCAACTGGGTGAAGGTTACGCGGTTATTCTTCCTCGCTTAGGAGATACTATTGTTGGTTGTATGCTAGCTGTTGTTGCTGTCACTTATATTTTACCCGACTGGCAATCAAAACGTTTGCACAAAGTAATGGCCGATACGGTTCATGCTCATCAAGACTATTTATCAAATATTATTGCTCAGTATCGAGCAGGGAAAAAAGATTCTTTGCAATATCGACTCTCTCGTCGTCAAGCTCACAATAATGAAGCGGCACTCAGCTCAGCCATTAGTAATATGCTAATTGAACCTGGAAAATATCAAACCGCAGTAGATGAATCATTTCGCTTTCTCTGCTTATGCCATGCTATGTTGAGCTATATATCGGCGCTTGGAGCTCATCGAGTTCGATTAAAAGATGAAGAAACTCATCAGTTAGTTGCAGAATCACATCGCATTATTCATTCGCATTTGAATCAAATCCAATGCCAATTGAGCAATACCGATTGCAGTGAAAAGTTAAATATTATCGCAGAAGAAAGTATTGAAAAACGCCTATCGGAATGGCGAGATGAAGACGAAAACTCAGTCCGTATGGTGTTACAACAATTGCATTTAATGCATCAAATTTTACCTGAGATGCATACTCTCTCTACAACTCTCGCTACTCAAGTTAAAGATAAAAAATAG
- the nspC gene encoding carboxynorspermidine decarboxylase, translated as MKTQLNKNELKTPYFMIDEAKLIANLEVAKRLKELSGVKLVLALKCFSTWGIFDIIKPYLDGTTSSGPYEVKLGHETFGGETHAYSVGYNEDDVKAVVDICDKMIFNSQSQLAAYRHLVEGKASIGLRLNPGVSYAGQDLANPAREFSRLGVQADHLDPQIFESLNGVMFHMNCENKDVDAFSALLDAISDKFGTYLDKLEWVSLGGGVFFTWPNYNIEKLASVLKAFSDKHQVQLYLEPGEAIITKTADLVVTVVDIIENGKKTAIVDSATEAHRLDTLIYNEPASILEASENGEYQYVIGSCSCLAGDQFCETQFDQPLKIGQKLHLLDSAGYTMVKLNWFNGLKMPSIYCERVTGDIEKLNEFGYDDFKRSLSQWTVS; from the coding sequence ATGAAAACTCAATTAAATAAAAATGAGTTAAAGACTCCTTACTTCATGATTGATGAAGCAAAACTTATTGCTAATCTTGAAGTTGCAAAGAGATTAAAAGAACTATCAGGCGTTAAATTAGTATTGGCGTTAAAATGTTTTTCGACGTGGGGAATATTCGATATCATCAAGCCTTATCTTGATGGTACAACGAGTAGTGGTCCTTATGAAGTTAAATTGGGTCACGAAACCTTCGGTGGTGAAACTCATGCATATAGCGTGGGTTACAATGAAGATGACGTAAAAGCCGTAGTCGATATCTGCGATAAGATGATCTTTAATTCACAATCTCAGCTTGCCGCTTATCGTCACTTAGTTGAAGGAAAAGCTTCTATTGGACTTCGCTTAAATCCAGGAGTGAGCTATGCAGGTCAAGATTTAGCTAACCCTGCGCGCGAGTTTTCCCGTTTAGGTGTGCAAGCAGACCATCTCGATCCTCAAATATTCGAGAGCCTGAATGGCGTTATGTTTCACATGAACTGTGAAAACAAAGACGTTGATGCATTTTCAGCGCTACTAGACGCTATTTCAGATAAATTTGGTACTTACTTAGATAAACTAGAGTGGGTTAGCTTAGGTGGTGGTGTGTTCTTTACATGGCCAAATTATAATATTGAAAAACTAGCTTCTGTCTTAAAAGCGTTCTCTGATAAACACCAAGTTCAGCTTTATCTTGAACCGGGTGAAGCGATAATAACTAAAACGGCTGATCTTGTAGTGACTGTTGTTGATATTATCGAAAATGGTAAAAAAACAGCGATTGTAGATTCAGCGACAGAAGCACATCGGTTAGACACCTTGATTTATAACGAACCAGCATCAATATTAGAGGCTTCAGAAAATGGCGAATACCAGTACGTGATTGGTTCGTGCTCATGCTTAGCTGGTGATCAGTTTTGTGAGACACAATTTGATCAGCCATTAAAGATAGGTCAAAAGCTGCATTTGTTAGACAGTGCGGGTTATACCATGGTTAAATTAAATTGGTTTAACGGTTTAAAGATGCCATCAATTTATTGTGAACGTGTAACTGGTGACATCGAGAAGCTAAATGAATTTGGCTATGATGATTTTAAACGTTCATTATCACAATGGACGGTAAGTTAA
- a CDS encoding saccharopine dehydrogenase, which translates to MSILQIGAGGVGWVVAHKAAQNNDTLGDITIASRTIAKCEKIIESIKGKNNLKDTTKKLEAKAVNADDVDALVALIKEVKPDLVINAGPPWVNIAIMEACYQAQVSYLDTSVAVDLCSEGQQVPEAYDWQWGYREKFKEAGITGILGAGFDPGVVSVFAAYAVKHLFDEIETIDVMDINNGDHGKKFATNFDPETNMLEIQGDSFYWENEEWKQVPCHTRMLEFDFPHCGSHKVYSMAHDEVRSMKEFIPAKRIEFWMGFGDAYLNYFNCMRDIGLLSPDPLTLHDGTVVQPLHVLKALLPDPTSLAPGYTGLTCIGTWVQGKKDGKERSVFIYNNADHEVAYKDVEHQAISYTTGVPAITAALQFFRGEWADKGVFNMEQLNPDPFLETMPEIGLDWHVQELTPGQPKINILK; encoded by the coding sequence ATGTCTATTCTACAAATTGGCGCTGGTGGCGTTGGATGGGTGGTTGCACATAAAGCAGCACAAAATAATGACACACTAGGCGATATTACGATTGCTTCTCGTACCATTGCAAAATGTGAAAAGATCATCGAATCGATTAAAGGTAAAAATAACCTGAAAGATACGACGAAGAAATTAGAAGCAAAAGCAGTAAATGCTGATGATGTTGATGCACTTGTTGCCCTTATCAAAGAAGTTAAGCCTGATCTTGTTATTAATGCAGGTCCTCCATGGGTAAATATTGCAATCATGGAAGCTTGTTATCAAGCACAAGTATCTTACTTAGATACGTCTGTCGCTGTGGACCTATGCTCTGAAGGACAACAAGTTCCTGAAGCGTATGATTGGCAATGGGGCTACCGTGAGAAATTTAAAGAAGCGGGCATTACAGGTATTTTAGGTGCAGGCTTTGATCCTGGCGTGGTGAGTGTGTTTGCAGCTTATGCTGTTAAGCACCTGTTTGATGAAATTGAAACCATAGATGTAATGGACATCAACAATGGCGATCATGGTAAAAAGTTTGCAACCAACTTTGACCCAGAAACTAACATGCTAGAAATCCAAGGTGATTCTTTCTACTGGGAAAATGAAGAGTGGAAGCAAGTGCCGTGTCACACACGTATGCTAGAGTTTGATTTCCCACATTGTGGGAGCCATAAAGTTTATTCAATGGCTCATGATGAAGTTCGTTCAATGAAAGAATTTATTCCAGCAAAACGCATTGAATTCTGGATGGGTTTTGGTGATGCTTATTTAAACTACTTTAACTGTATGCGTGATATTGGTTTATTAAGCCCTGATCCACTAACATTGCATGATGGAACGGTTGTTCAACCTTTGCACGTATTAAAAGCGTTACTGCCAGATCCAACATCACTTGCTCCGGGTTACACGGGTTTAACGTGTATTGGTACTTGGGTACAAGGTAAGAAAGATGGTAAAGAGCGTAGTGTATTTATCTACAATAATGCCGATCACGAAGTGGCATACAAAGACGTAGAACACCAAGCGATTTCTTACACGACAGGTGTACCTGCAATTACTGCTGCACTGCAATTCTTCCGTGGTGAGTGGGCGGATAAAGGCGTATTCAACATGGAGCAGCTAAACCCAGATCCGTTCCTAGAAACAATGCCTGAAATTGGCCTAGATTGGCACGTACAAGAGTTGACTCCAGGACAACCAAAAATTAATATCTTAAAATAA
- a CDS encoding diaminobutyrate--2-oxoglutarate aminotransferase yields MNTLFDVNNGIVIDKISVETPMVDSLYDLTPDHNVTEQSENESEVRSYPRRFPIAIKRAYGALIEDTRGQIYLDCLAGAGTLALGYNHPEINQALKDHLDLGLPYQTLDITTPVKNKFIQRVKSFLPSYFSESSVIQFCGPSGADAVEAAIKLAKQTTGRNSMFAFRGAYHGMTNGTMGLMGNLGTKARRTGLMSDVHFMPFPYDLRCPFGISGNAGAKASIRYIERLLNDDEAGIMKPAAMIVEPIQGEGGVIPAPAFWLKELRRLCDEHEIVLILDEIQCGVAKTGHNFVFEESEITPDILCLSKAIGGGLPMSLLVFNKKIDTWNAGEHTGTFRGNQLAMVSGEKALEIIQRDKLTAKAKTSGEYFKKGLQAIQQRVSCIAEVRGNGLMLGVEIQKVDGSKNKFGEPSSDGDLTLAIQRAALERGLMIEKGGRDGSVLRFLPPLIITLEQIDFALKVLEESILSLVPTIQTVKVQQEDWQQYFIQTGKGGSKQFLEMLNHTNQALASVFEDVEKPYSGVEPAALEQAIQQVSLDDKVSNLRDVIDNTTDLVVKNAIFVQHPNCIAHLHTPPLLSSIAAEAMIAALNQSMDSWDQASSATYVEQKVIDWVCEKYQLGKVSDGVFTSGGTQSNLMGLLLARDWIADKVSRHSIQKSGLPDYADKLRIICSKKSHFTVQKSASLLGLGEHSVCCVDTNSNGTICIDSLKTAVDELKVSGLIPFALVGTAGTTDHGAIDDLSALSAVAETQGMWFHIDAAYGGALILSSHKQRLLGIEKADSLSVDFHKLFYQTVSCGALLVKDKSHLSYLLHHADYLNREEDVLPNLVDKSIATTKRFDALKVFMTMQNVGPEQLGKMYDHLLLQAQQIAKLIQNSERFELLAEPSLSTVLFRSKSRIIKDLDKLNKTVRLEALTRGIAVLGETIVEDNTALKFTILNPCLKITDFESLLEKIDKLVTELEK; encoded by the coding sequence ATGAATACACTTTTTGATGTCAATAATGGCATTGTAATAGACAAAATTTCTGTTGAAACTCCAATGGTGGATAGCCTTTATGACTTGACCCCAGATCATAATGTTACTGAACAATCAGAGAATGAATCAGAGGTCCGTTCATACCCTCGACGCTTTCCTATTGCAATCAAACGTGCTTATGGTGCATTGATTGAGGATACTCGAGGTCAAATTTATCTAGATTGTCTTGCTGGTGCGGGTACGCTTGCTCTGGGTTATAACCATCCAGAGATTAATCAGGCGTTGAAAGACCATTTAGATTTAGGGCTACCATATCAAACACTAGACATTACGACACCAGTTAAAAATAAATTTATTCAACGTGTAAAATCCTTCTTACCCTCTTACTTCTCAGAGTCGTCGGTTATTCAGTTCTGCGGTCCATCTGGTGCTGATGCAGTAGAAGCAGCAATCAAATTAGCAAAACAAACTACTGGCCGAAACAGTATGTTTGCTTTTCGTGGTGCGTATCATGGTATGACAAATGGCACCATGGGTTTAATGGGTAATTTAGGAACAAAAGCTCGTCGTACAGGTTTAATGTCTGATGTTCATTTTATGCCTTTTCCTTATGATCTTCGTTGTCCATTTGGGATTAGTGGTAATGCAGGTGCAAAAGCCAGTATTCGTTATATTGAACGTTTATTAAATGATGATGAAGCAGGAATAATGAAGCCTGCTGCGATGATCGTTGAGCCAATTCAAGGTGAAGGTGGAGTTATTCCTGCGCCTGCATTTTGGTTGAAAGAGTTACGTCGACTATGTGATGAGCATGAAATTGTCTTAATTCTTGATGAAATCCAGTGTGGCGTCGCTAAAACTGGACATAACTTTGTGTTTGAAGAGTCGGAGATCACCCCTGATATTCTCTGCTTATCAAAAGCGATCGGTGGTGGTCTACCGATGTCTCTGCTTGTTTTTAATAAAAAGATAGATACTTGGAATGCAGGTGAGCACACAGGAACGTTTAGAGGTAATCAACTTGCAATGGTATCTGGTGAAAAAGCATTAGAGATCATACAACGTGATAAGTTAACAGCTAAAGCAAAAACTTCTGGAGAGTACTTTAAAAAAGGACTACAAGCCATTCAGCAGAGAGTGAGTTGTATTGCAGAAGTACGTGGCAATGGCTTAATGCTAGGTGTTGAGATCCAAAAAGTGGATGGTAGTAAAAATAAGTTTGGAGAGCCGAGCAGCGATGGTGATCTAACACTTGCTATCCAGCGGGCAGCATTAGAACGTGGGCTGATGATCGAAAAAGGTGGTCGAGATGGGTCTGTTCTTCGTTTTTTACCCCCTTTAATCATTACTCTTGAGCAAATAGACTTTGCGTTGAAGGTGCTAGAAGAGTCAATACTTTCATTAGTACCAACTATTCAAACAGTTAAAGTACAGCAAGAAGATTGGCAGCAATATTTTATTCAAACTGGTAAAGGAGGATCTAAGCAGTTTTTAGAAATGCTTAATCACACCAACCAAGCGCTAGCTTCTGTATTTGAAGATGTTGAAAAGCCTTATTCAGGAGTTGAACCTGCAGCACTTGAACAAGCTATTCAGCAAGTTAGCTTGGATGATAAAGTTAGTAACTTACGTGATGTTATTGATAATACAACCGACCTTGTTGTGAAAAACGCCATCTTTGTTCAGCATCCAAATTGCATTGCTCACCTTCACACGCCACCTTTACTTTCCTCTATTGCTGCTGAAGCTATGATTGCAGCCTTAAATCAATCAATGGACTCTTGGGATCAAGCATCCTCTGCTACTTATGTAGAACAAAAAGTAATTGATTGGGTGTGTGAGAAATACCAATTGGGTAAGGTATCGGATGGTGTTTTTACTAGTGGTGGTACACAAAGTAATCTAATGGGATTGCTACTTGCTCGTGATTGGATTGCTGATAAAGTGAGCCGACATTCGATTCAAAAATCTGGGTTACCAGACTATGCAGATAAATTACGTATAATATGCTCTAAAAAATCACATTTCACCGTGCAAAAATCTGCATCTTTGTTAGGATTAGGTGAGCACTCTGTATGCTGTGTTGATACTAATTCAAATGGAACAATTTGTATCGATTCACTAAAGACAGCTGTTGATGAATTAAAAGTAAGTGGTTTAATTCCATTCGCTTTAGTTGGAACAGCAGGAACAACCGATCATGGTGCAATTGATGACTTATCTGCTTTATCAGCAGTAGCAGAAACACAGGGTATGTGGTTTCATATCGATGCAGCTTATGGTGGGGCTCTGATCTTAAGCAGTCATAAACAACGTTTATTGGGCATTGAGAAAGCAGATTCTCTTAGTGTTGATTTTCATAAATTATTTTATCAAACAGTAAGTTGTGGTGCATTGTTAGTTAAAGATAAGTCTCATTTGAGCTACTTACTACATCATGCTGATTACTTAAATCGTGAAGAGGATGTATTACCTAACTTAGTTGATAAATCCATAGCAACAACCAAACGATTTGATGCGTTAAAAGTATTTATGACAATGCAAAATGTGGGACCTGAACAGCTAGGTAAAATGTACGATCACCTACTGCTACAGGCACAGCAAATCGCAAAACTAATTCAAAACAGTGAGCGTTTTGAACTACTGGCAGAACCGTCACTTTCAACAGTGTTATTTCGTTCTAAAAGTCGAATTATCAAGGATTTAGATAAGCTTAATAAAACAGTAAGGCTAGAAGCGTTAACGCGTGGTATAGCAGTGCTAGGTGAGACGATTGTGGAAGATAACACCGCACTTAAATTCACCATCTTAAATCCATGCTTAAAGATTACTGATTTTGAATCTTTATTGGAAAAAATTGATAAGTTAGTAACTGAACTAGAAAAATAA
- the pgsA gene encoding cdp-diacylglycerol--glycerol-3-phosphate 3-phosphatidyltransferas (phosphatidylglycerophosphate synthase), with translation MRLTIPNILTFIRLALIPVFVVVFYLPYEWSAVAAAMVFWVAGFTDWLDGLLARKLGQTTRFGAFLDPVADKVMVAAALILITEHYHSIWVTIPAITMIGRELIISALREWMAEIGKRASVAVSWVGKVKTVSQMFALWVLIWRYDDWMVWVGYVALYIATILTYWSMIQYLAAAKDDLLNADE, from the coding sequence ATGCGACTAACGATACCAAATATACTTACTTTTATTCGACTGGCACTGATACCTGTGTTTGTTGTTGTTTTTTACTTACCTTATGAATGGTCAGCTGTTGCTGCGGCAATGGTATTCTGGGTTGCAGGTTTTACTGACTGGCTCGATGGATTATTAGCAAGAAAACTTGGGCAAACCACTCGTTTTGGTGCTTTCTTAGATCCGGTTGCTGATAAAGTGATGGTGGCAGCAGCGTTAATTTTGATTACCGAGCATTATCATTCAATTTGGGTAACAATTCCTGCTATTACCATGATTGGGCGTGAACTTATTATTTCAGCATTAAGAGAATGGATGGCTGAAATAGGTAAAAGAGCAAGTGTTGCGGTTTCATGGGTAGGTAAAGTAAAAACTGTTTCTCAAATGTTTGCTCTATGGGTATTAATTTGGCGTTATGATGATTGGATGGTATGGGTTGGCTATGTTGCACTTTATATAGCAACTATTTTAACCTACTGGTCAATGATCCAATACTTAGCAGCTGCAAAAGATGATTTGCTCAATGCGGATGAATAA
- the uvrC gene encoding UvrABC system protein C (excinuclease ABC subunit C) — MSSFDSAAFLKSVTHQPGVYRMYNTGADVIYVGKAKDLKKRLSSYFRSNIPSEKTKALVSHIDHVDVTVTHTETEALILEHNYIKQYLPKYNVLLRDDKSYPYIFISNHKHPRISIHRGAKRKKGEYFGPYPDSGSVRESLHLIQKLFPIRQCEDSVYANRQRPCLMHQIGRCLAPCVKGIVSDEEYEEQAEFIRLFLQGKDRQVIQTLVEQMEESSLALKFEKAAVIRDQIQAMRRVQEQQYVSDDSTDDLDVLGFAIENGLACVHLLMIRQGKILGSRSFFPKIPAKTDKEEVFSSFLTQYYLNHSQGRTIPNRVVTSFEFDGEGLEHALTELSGRKVQFQLNPKGIKGRYLKLADTNALTALTSKSNHKLTIYQRFKQLEEALSLVSIQRMECFDISHTMGEKTVASCVVFNQEGPVKTEYRRYNITGITGGDDYAAMAQVLERRYSKQLDVDKIPDIVFIDGGKGQLNRAYEVISSHWNSWPKQPLLLGIAKGVTRKHGLETLVKITGEEFSMPSDSPALHLIQHIRDESHNHAISGHRSQRAKVRKTSMLQNIEGVGPKRRQALLQYLGGLQELKSASVEEITKVPGISRSLAEKIQDALKQG, encoded by the coding sequence GTGTCTTCTTTTGATTCAGCCGCTTTTTTAAAATCAGTAACTCACCAGCCCGGTGTTTATCGTATGTATAACACCGGAGCTGATGTTATTTATGTTGGTAAAGCAAAAGATTTAAAAAAAAGATTATCAAGTTATTTTCGCAGTAACATCCCATCAGAAAAAACCAAAGCGTTAGTTAGTCATATTGACCATGTTGATGTGACGGTTACTCATACCGAGACCGAAGCTCTCATTCTTGAACATAATTATATTAAGCAATATTTGCCAAAATATAATGTATTGCTTCGAGATGACAAATCATACCCTTATATTTTTATTTCAAATCATAAACATCCTAGGATCTCTATCCACCGTGGTGCGAAACGAAAAAAAGGGGAATATTTTGGTCCATACCCTGATTCAGGTTCGGTTCGAGAGAGTCTACATTTAATTCAAAAATTATTCCCAATTCGTCAATGTGAAGATTCTGTTTACGCGAATCGTCAACGGCCTTGTTTAATGCACCAAATTGGACGCTGTTTGGCTCCTTGTGTTAAAGGTATTGTCAGTGATGAGGAGTATGAAGAACAAGCTGAATTTATCCGTTTATTTTTACAAGGTAAAGATCGGCAGGTTATTCAAACATTGGTTGAACAGATGGAAGAGTCTAGTCTGGCGCTTAAGTTTGAAAAAGCGGCCGTTATTCGCGATCAAATTCAAGCAATGAGGCGAGTTCAAGAGCAGCAATATGTGTCAGATGATAGCACTGATGATTTGGATGTTTTGGGGTTTGCCATTGAAAATGGATTAGCCTGTGTACATTTATTAATGATCCGACAAGGCAAGATATTAGGTAGTCGAAGCTTCTTTCCCAAGATACCAGCGAAAACAGATAAAGAAGAAGTATTCTCAAGCTTTTTAACTCAGTATTACTTAAATCATTCTCAAGGTCGTACGATCCCTAATCGTGTTGTGACAAGTTTTGAGTTTGATGGCGAAGGGCTAGAGCATGCATTGACCGAATTATCTGGACGTAAAGTGCAATTTCAATTAAATCCGAAAGGAATTAAAGGGCGTTATTTAAAATTAGCAGATACCAACGCTTTAACTGCGTTAACTAGTAAATCAAACCATAAACTAACCATCTATCAGCGATTCAAGCAATTAGAAGAGGCGTTGTCTTTAGTATCGATTCAGCGAATGGAATGCTTTGATATTAGTCATACGATGGGGGAAAAAACGGTTGCATCGTGTGTTGTTTTTAATCAAGAAGGACCAGTAAAAACTGAGTATAGACGGTATAATATCACCGGAATTACAGGAGGTGATGATTATGCTGCTATGGCTCAAGTTTTAGAACGCCGATACAGTAAACAGTTAGATGTCGATAAGATTCCCGATATTGTATTTATTGATGGAGGGAAAGGGCAACTAAATCGCGCTTATGAAGTTATTTCAAGTCATTGGAATAGCTGGCCAAAGCAACCCTTATTATTAGGAATTGCTAAAGGTGTCACGCGAAAACATGGCTTAGAAACCTTAGTGAAAATAACAGGTGAAGAATTCTCGATGCCAAGTGATTCTCCTGCGTTACATTTAATTCAGCATATTCGGGATGAAAGCCATAATCATGCAATTAGTGGCCATCGTTCTCAAAGAGCTAAAGTAAGAAAAACCAGTATGTTACAAAACATTGAGGGGGTTGGCCCCAAACGCAGACAAGCATTATTGCAATATTTAGGTGGTCTACAAGAATTAAAAAGTGCAAGTGTTGAAGAAATAACCAAAGTGCCAGGCATTAGCCGATCTTTGGCAGAAAAAATACAGGATGCGTTGAAACAAGGATAA
- the uvrY gene encoding response regulator UvrY, producing the protein MIKVFLVDDHELVRTGIRRILEDVRGIKVVGEADSGEDAVKWCRTEQADIVLMDMNMPGIGGLEATKKILRFNPDMKVIVLTIHTENPFPTKVMQAGAAGYLTKGAGPDEMVNAIRMVQSGQRYLSPEIAQQMALSQFTPDSENPFKELSERELQIMMMITKGEKVTDISEQLNLSPKTVNSYRYRLFSKLNISGDVELTHLAIRHGILDAETL; encoded by the coding sequence GTGATTAAAGTATTCCTTGTAGATGATCATGAGCTGGTTCGCACAGGGATTAGACGTATTCTTGAAGACGTCCGTGGAATTAAAGTAGTAGGGGAAGCTGACAGCGGTGAAGACGCCGTAAAATGGTGTCGAACAGAGCAGGCAGACATTGTCCTTATGGATATGAATATGCCTGGCATTGGTGGTTTAGAGGCCACAAAAAAGATTTTGCGATTTAATCCAGATATGAAAGTTATTGTCTTAACTATACATACTGAAAATCCATTCCCAACAAAAGTTATGCAAGCAGGAGCTGCTGGCTATTTGACTAAGGGAGCAGGACCGGATGAAATGGTAAATGCCATACGTATGGTTCAAAGTGGACAACGTTATTTATCTCCAGAAATAGCGCAGCAAATGGCATTAAGTCAATTTACACCTGATTCTGAAAACCCATTTAAGGAGCTTTCAGAGCGTGAATTACAAATCATGATGATGATAACTAAAGGCGAAAAGGTGACGGATATTTCCGAGCAGCTGAATTTAAGCCCGAAAACAGTCAATAGTTATCGTTATCGATTATTCAGTAAATTGAATATAAGCGGAGATGTTGAATTAACTCATTTAGCTATTCGTCATGGCATTTTAGATGCTGAGACGCTTTAG